The Vicia villosa cultivar HV-30 ecotype Madison, WI linkage group LG1, Vvil1.0, whole genome shotgun sequence genome includes a region encoding these proteins:
- the LOC131617288 gene encoding protein MAIN-LIKE 1-like: MVNHSRKIFGLFKPAAQWFNDHVRGSGLSGLCMTGYTTISTGMQGAFVERWHKETSSFHLPVGELTITLHDVQCLLHLPIRGPLLDHSRIQRVEAIEWMTLYLGMEHEVAHYECVTTSGPHIRFTTLSAYFEHHLDAAADAGQEGDELFTQYHRGCALRCWYMHVVGAACFVDKSARYVDVAYLRYFMDLDTVHQWNWGSATLAYLYQKLNEASNWRTRQLVGSCTLLTSWIISYFSRIHGFHIDPAYVDAMPRAARYALQRGNDAVGPYRLYLDRTMHDDVTWRPFVDYAQIVPFDGIALYSGWLACGTGIMVRYLPERCMRQFGFVQRIPRSPFEAAPDTVTRVQLTAIWEHWEDHVVPLEYRLTRVTQDWHSEEGYVTWFYRVSHPLLRPDIPGAPRPAHEEILENQQAEDDHAIDLMPICQRISMLGRDALDRGIVERGGPEAVAVMEMIVTDADRAATYRRQRRSQGERFRHTQ, encoded by the exons atggtgaaccactccaggaagattttcggtctgtttaaaccagcagctcagtggtttaacgaccatgtgcgaggttcagggcttagcgggctctgcatgaccgggtacaccaccatcagcaccggcatgcagggggcatttgtggagcgctggcacaaggagacgtcttctttccacttgccggtgggggagttgacgatcaccttgcatgacgtccagtgtcttctccacctgcctattagggggccgctgttggaccactccaggatccagagggtcgaggccattgagtggatgacgctctatttgggcatggagcacgaggttgctcactatgagtgcgtcacgacatctgggcctcacatccggttcaccacactgagcgcttattttgagcaccacctggacgcggcggccgatgccgggcaggagggtgacgagctattcacacagtaccaccgcggctgcgctctccggtgctggtacatgcatgtggtaggcgctgcatgctttgtggacaagagtgccaggtacgtcgacgtggcctacctccgctatttcatggacctggataccgttcaccagtggaactgggggtcagctactctggcatatctctaccagaagctgaatgaggcctccaactggaggacgaggcagttggtcggatcctgcacactgcttacg agctggatcatctcctacttctcccgcatccacggctttcacatcgatcctgcgtacgtggacgccatgcccagggccgccagatacgctctccagagggggaacgatgcggtgggaccataccgtctgtacttggaccgcacgatgcacgacgacgtcacctggaggccgttcgtcgactacgctcagattgtcccctttgacggcattgctctatattcaggctggttggcatgcgggaccggcatcatggttcgatatctccctgagcggtgcatgcgtcagttcggattcgtgcagcggatacccaggtcaccctttgaggctgctcccgacactgtgacccgagtgcagctcactgccatatgggagcattgggaggatcatgtggtaccgctggagtaccgtctcactcgggtcacccaggactggcacagtgaggagggatacgtcacatggttctaccgggtgtcacatcctcttctgagacccgacattcccggcgctcctaggccagcacacgaggagatcctggagaaccagcaggccgaggatgatcacgccattgatctcatgccgatctgccagcggatatcgatgcttgggcgggacgcgttggatcgaggtatcgtggagcggggcggtccagaggcagtcgccgtgatggagatgatcgtcactgatgcggaccgtgcggcgacatacaggcggcagaggaggtctcagggggagaggtttaggcacacccagtag
- the LOC131655016 gene encoding uncharacterized protein LOC131655016, whose amino-acid sequence MSIVVTAIRCLVGSMKKPMKKIKSTRKGNTYLRKLKLLGKCCSCCQKIVLYDVVNFWKNTHKFSANILLYSGFSLISNLH is encoded by the exons ATGTCTATTGTTGTGACTGCAATCAGGTGCTTGGTTGGAAGTATGAAAAAGCCTATGAAGAAAATCAAAagtacaaggaagggaaatacaTACTTGAGAAAGCTAAAATTGTTAGGGAAATGTTGTAGTTGCTGCCAGAAGATAg TGTTATATGATGTTGTTAATTTTTGGAAGAACACTCACAAATTTAGTGCTAATATT cttttgtatagtggatt ttctttaatttcaaatcttcac
- the LOC131617275 gene encoding early nodulin-like protein 8 has translation MATHNTIFFLLSSLLFTFLQIQTKVFSFQYKVGDLNAWSLPSSSNPQIYTKWSKLHNFTLGDSLLFLYPPSQDSLIQVTQESYKSCNTKDPILFMNNGNSLFNITSSHGDFYFTSGVNGHCQKNQKIHISVGGTGNVDVEASSPNSLPANANAPSYQAAFGNIPVAPSSSNSHHIASNFHVFIIGFGSVIYAMFFGLM, from the exons ATGGCCACTCATAACACCATCTTCTTCCTTCTTTCTTCTCTCCTCTTCACATTCCTCCAAATCCAAACCAAAGTCTTCTCTTTCCAATACAAAGTTGGAGATCTAAATGCTTGGAGCTTACCCTCCTCATCAAACCCTCAAATCTACACCAAATGGTCCAAACTCCACAACTTCACCCTTGGAGACTCACTTT tGTTTCTATATCCACCAAGTCAAGATTCATTGATTCAAGTGACACAAGAATCCTACAAAAGCTGCAACACTAAAGATCCAATATTGTTTATGAACAATGGTAACTCTTTGTTTAACATAACATCATCACATGGTGATTTTTACTTCACAAGTGGAGTAAATGGTCATTGCCAAAAGAATCAGAAGATTCATATTTCTGTTGGTGGAACTGGAAATGTTGATGTAGAAGCTAGTAGTCCTAATTCATTGCCTGCAAATGCAAATGCACCTTCTTATCAAGCTGCTTTTGGGAACATTCCTGTAGCTCCTTCTTCATCAAATTCACATCACATAGCTTCAAATTTTCATGTTTTCATCATTGGATTTGGATCTGTCATATATGCAATGTTCTTTGGTTTAATGTAA
- the LOC131644255 gene encoding plant UBX domain-containing protein 10-like — protein MADVADKLAYFQAITGLEDVDLCTEILAAHGWDLELAISSFTTTTSHATTANGGDDDNNSNLQSSSQSEPPLPPPPPGLAWKIIKLPVSVISGSLGLISGAVGLGLWAAGGVLSYSLGFMGLGSGSGPGLGSATSSSSAQAPLVSVSAATTEAMDFVAAFERDYGMGRPNFVSEGFMDALQRSRNSFKLLFVYLHSPDHPDTPLFCRRTLCSDGFVEFVNQNFVCWGGSIRASEGFKMSNSLKASRFPFCALVMAATNQRIALLQQVEGPKSPEEMLVTLQRVLEESSPVLVAARLDAEERRNNARLREEQDAAYRAALEADQARERQRREEEERLAREAAEAERKLKEEEEARERAAQEAAEKQAALAKLREEKAQSLGEEPEKGPNVTQVLIRFPNGVRKERRFNSTVTIQSLYDYVDSLGCLEVENYSLVSNFPRVVYGQEKLALSLKEAGLHPQASLFVELSS, from the exons ATGGCAGATGTAGCCGATAAATTGGCGTATTTCCAAGCGATCACCGGTTTGGAAGACGTCGACCTCTGTACTGAGATCCTTGCCGCTCACGGCTGGGACCTTGAACTCGCCATCTCTTCTTTCACCACCACTACTTCTCACGCAACCACCGCCAACGGCGGCGATGATGATAATAATAGCAATCTACAATCATCTTCTCAATCGGAACCGCCTCTTCCTCCGCCACCTCCCGGATTGGCTTGGAAGATAATCAAATTGCCTGTATCTGTGATTTCCGGTAGTCTAGGGTTGATTTCTGGTGCAGTTGGGTTGGGATTATGGGCGGCTGGTGGTGTTCTTTCGTATTCGTTGGGCTTCATGGGCTTGGGATCGGGATCGGGGCCGGGTTTGGGCTCGGCGACTTCGTCTTCGTCGGCGCAGGCGCCGTTGGTTTCTGTCTCGGCGGCGACTACTGAAGCTATGGATTTTGTTGCGGCTTTTGAGAGGGATTATGGAATGGGGAGGCCTAATTTTGTGAGTGAGGGTTTCATGGACGCGCTTCAGAGGTCGAGGAATTCGTTTAAGTTGCTGTTTGTTTACTTGCATTCTCCGGATCATCCTGATACGCCGTTGTTTTGTCGGAGGACGCTTTGTTCGGATGGGTTTGTTGAGTTTGTGAATCAGAATTTTGTGTGCTGGGGTGGGAGTATTCGGGCTAGTGAAGGATTTAAGATGAGTAATAGTTTGAAGGCTTCGAGGTTTCCTTTTTGTGCTCTTGTTATGGCTGCAACTAATCAGAGGATTGCACTACTTCAACAG GTTGAAGGTCCAAAATCCCCTGAGGAGATGTTGGTGACACTTCAGAGAGTGCTTGAAGAAAGCTCCCCAGTTCTTGTTGCTGCAAGGCTTGATGCAGAAGAAAGACGTAATAATGCACGCTTAAGGGAAGAGCAAGATGCTGCATACAGGGCTGCACTAGAAGCTGATCAA GCTAGGGAACGGCAgagaagggaagaagaagaacgtCTTGCAAGGGAAGCTGCTGAAGCTGAGAGAAAGCTAAAGGAAGAAGAGGAGGCTCGGGAAAGAGCAGCACAGGAAGCCGCAGAGAAACAAGCAGCATTAGCGAAATTACGTGAAGAGAAAGCTCAGTCTCTTGGTGAAGAACCTGAAAAAGGACCAAATGTCACACAG GTATTGATACGGTTTCCAAATGGTGTACGCAAGGAAAGGAGGTTCAACAGCACAGTGACGATTCAATCATTGTATGACTATGTGGATTCATTGGGTTGTTTAGAAGTCGAGAATTACAGCCTAGTCTCTAATTTTCCCCGGGTTGTTTATGGACAAGAAAAGTTGGCACTGTCATTAAAAGAAGCAGGATTGCATCCTCAGGCCAGCCTTTTTGTGGAACTCAGTTCATGA
- the LOC131644254 gene encoding serine/threonine-protein kinase BLUS1-like: MGSGSRSYSANPSDYKLLEEVGYGASATVFHAVYLPYNEEVAVKSLDLDRCNSNFEDIRKEAQIMSLIDHRNVVKSYCSFVVDHKLWVIMPFMAQGSCLHLMKAAYPDGLEEDAIGSILKETLKALDYLHQHGHIHRDVKAGNILLDTNGEVKLSDFGVSASMFDTGDRQRSRNTFVGTPCWMAPEVLQPGTGYNFKADIWSFGITALELAHGHAPFSKYPPMKVLLMTIQNAPPGLDYDRDKKFSKSFKEMVAMCLVKDQTKRPSVDKLLKHSFFKQAKPPELSVKKLFADLPPLWTRVKALQLKDAAQLALKRMPSAEQEAISQSEYKRGVSAWNFDVEDLKAQASLVQDEDDIAEITEEDENKFFSSNRDASDSQSRVDQRNSDNAQQDESTLQVGGNEVSQSDKRNGLIAEASASTSEKDVGTSKIKTQAVKVGKTQSGPLVPGTVLGHYLPERGRLFERFENESQLSGEKSNRDIRRAPSFSGPLMLPNRASANSLSAPIKSSGGFRDSSDDKSKANLVQIKGRFSVTSENLDLVKDIPVSSVSRRSPQDSSPLKKSASVGDWMADFKQQMPIGVGQSSNDSANVNIPASVIVPHLHNLYQQTSIQQDLIMNLLNSLQTAEANDASQNGKLPPIPRSSENNGSVETSAPEREQLLLAKISELQSRVTSLTDELTSEKLKHMQLQQQVAAFHSQEQNGEREEGA; this comes from the exons ATGGGTTCGGGAAGCAGAAGCTATTCTGCGAATCCTAGCGATTACAAGCTTCTAGAGGAAGTAGGTTACGGTGCAAGCGCGACGGTTTTTCACGCAGTTTACCTCCCTTACAACGAGGAAGTAGCTGTGAAATCTCTCGATCTAGATCGATGCAACTCCAATTTCGAAGATATTCGAAAGGAAGCGCAGATCATGAGCTTAATTGATCACCGGAACGTGGTGAAATCGTATTGTTCGTTCGTTGTTGATCATAAGCTTTGGGTTATTATGCCGTTTATGGCGCAGGGTTCTTGTTTGCATCTCATGAAAGCTGCTTATCCGGATGGACTTGAAGAGGATGCTATTGGATCGATTCTTAAGGAGACGCTTAAGGCGTTGGATTATCTTCATCAGCATGGGCACATTCATCGGGATGTTAAGGCGGGGAATATTTTGCTTGATACTAATGGTGAAGTCAAACTTTCTGACTTCGGTGTTTCCGCTTCTATGTTTGATACTGGTGATCGGCAGCGGTCGAGGAATACTTTCGTTGGTACTCCTTGCTG GATGGCGCCGGAGGTACTGCAACCTGGTACTGGTTATAATTTCAAGGCTGATATATGGTCTTTTGGAATTACTGCACTTGAGTTGGCTCATGGTCATGCACCTTTCTCTAAGTATCCTCCAATGAAG GTTTTACTCATGACCATACAGAATGCACCTCCCGGTCTTGATTACGATCGTGATAAAAAGTTCTCGAAG TCTTTTAAGGAAATGGTTGCTATGTGCCTGGTAAAAGATCAAACAAAGAGGCCGTCCGTGGACAAGTTACTGAAACACTCCTTCTTCAAACAAGCCAAGCCTCCGGAGCTTTCTGTGAAGAAATTATTTGCTGATTTACCGCCTCTTTGGACTCGTGTAAAAGCCCTCCAG CTTAAAGATGCAGCTCAACTAGCACTGAAGAGAATGCCTTCTGCTGAACAAGAAGCAATATCTCAG AGTGAATATAAGCGAGGAGTTAGTGCGTGGAACTTCGACGTTGAAGATTTGAAAGCTCAAGCTTCATTG GTGCAAGATGAAGATGATATTGCAGAGATAACGGAAGAAGATGAAAACAAGTTCTTCAGCTCTAACAGG GATGCAAGTGATTCTCAATCCCGCGTGGACCAGAGAAATTCAGATAACGCACAACAAGACGAGTCCACGTTACAAGTGGGTGGTAATGAGGTATCACAGAGTGATAAAAGAAATGGATTGATTGCTGAGGCATCAGCATCTACTTCAGAAAAGGACGTGGGAACAAGCAAAATTAAAACTCAGGCAGTGAAAGTTGGTAAAACCCAAAGTGGGCCGCTTGTGCCTGGCACAGTGCTTGGTCATTATTTACCCGAAAGAGGACGTCTATTTGAAAG GTTTGAGAATGAAAGTCAGTTATCAGGTGAGAAAAGTAATCGCGATATACGTCGTGCTCCAAGCTTTAGTGGTCCATTGATGCTTCCTAATCGTGCTTCAGCAAATAGTTTATCGGCCCCAATAAAATCCTCTGGAG GATTCAGAGATTCCTCTGATGATAAATCTAAGGCTAATCTTGTGCAAATTAAAGGGCGGTTCTCAGTGACATCAGAAAACTTAGATCTTGTAAAG GATATTCCTGTAAGTTCAGTTTCACGCCGATCTCCACAG GATTCTTCACCACTGAAGAAATCTGCCAGTGTTGGTGATTGGATGGCGGATTTCAAACAGCAAATG CCAATTGGAGTTGGACAGTCTTCCAATGATTCTGCCAATGTGAATATTCCCGCATCTGTTATTGTGCCTCACCTTCACAATCTTTACCAGCAGACGTCTATTCAACAG GATCTTATAATGAATCTGTTAAATAGCTTGCAAACTGCTGAGGCAAATGATG CTTCTCAGAATGGAAAGTTGCCACCAATACCTCGTAGTTCAGAAAATAATGGCAGT GTTGAGACATCAGCTCCAGAGAGAGAACAACTTCTGCTGGCCAAAATTTCAGAACTTCAGTCTCG TGTGACCAGTTTGACAGATGAACTTACTTCTGAGAAGTTAAAACACATGCAG TTGCAACAACAGGTAGCTGCTTTCCATAGCCAGGAGCAAAACGGAGAAAGAGAGGAAGGTGCATGA